In the genome of Bremerella sp. P1, the window TGCTTCTTGCCATGCTCTTCGGCGTGAGGGGCCTCAGCTGCCGGCTGCGGGGCAGGCTGTTTCGGCTTGGGCTTTGGCTCTTGTGGTTTCTTGGCAGGAGCCTTCGACTCGACCGGTTTGCTGGGCGATTGGGCCTCCGTTGATGCGGCCGCGGTCGCTTCTTTGGCGACAGGCTTCGCCTTAGGCTTCTTCTCGGCTGGCTTGGGTGTCGGCTTCTGTTCCGCTTTCGGAGCTGGCTTCTTTGCCGGAGGAGCAGCCGGAATGCCTTCGACCGGCTTGGGCTTCTTAGCCGCTGGTGGCTGGGCGGTTGTCTCTACCGGCTTGGGAGACGCTTCTGGCTTCGGTGCAGGGGAGGAAGGTGCCTGCGGGGCCTGTGGCGACAGCGGTGCCTTATTGGTCTTCTTGGGGGCAGGCGTATTCAGCGGCTGCGCATTGGGATTGCTTGCCGGAGGAGAAGAAGTGGGAACGACATTCCAGGCGTCGGTGCTCGCTGGGGCACTACCGAAGGAAATCGGCGCCTTCTTGGGGCCTTGCCCGCCAGGAGTCTTATCTTCACCAGACTTGCCGGCGTCCTGCGAGTTGTTCGGCGAAGTTTTGTCGTCTCCGGTCACGTAATCGTGAACTCCGTGTTAAATGCCGCAATCCCTTGCAATGGTAGCGCTTAGGAGAATTTAGGTGCCAATTGTCCTCGCGCCAAAGCAATGATATCCCTTTCCCGTATTTAGGACACAGTCGTCGTCGGCGAATATAACGATTGTGCCAGGAATTCCGGGGAAAATCGACGCAAGGCGAGCCTACCACGGCAAAACGACCAGAAAAGCCGATTGGCCCCCTGGACAAAGAATGGTCTATACCTAAAATTCAACATCTCACAAACGACGTCACAAGCCGTTTGTACTCATTGACGCGGGGTGGAGCAGCTAGGTAGCTCGCGAGGCTCATAACCTCGAGGTCGTCGGTTCAAATCCGGCCCCCGCCACTTAAACCCTGGTTTAGCAAATAACGCTCAACCAGGGTTTTTTCGTGCCTCCTCTGAGGCTGGGATAGAAGTGCGTTGTTCTATCCCATTGACACGCAACGAGTTGCGATGGCGTGTTTTCTTTACGCGAGTCTCTCTGTCAAAGAGAGACATAACCCGGCCTATCTCTTCGAGAGCCATCTGCGGCTGAAGTTGGCGTTTGTCTCACCGATTTGGCAGAGACACTACCGTCGGGTTAATAGGGTGTTGGGCTTGGTAGAGTGAGGCAGACGCGAACCCGGTGACCAAAGCGATCTGTGTTTTATGGTGTTTCGTCCGCAGAGTGGTTTGACGCTCGCGACTGGCTGGAACTGCTGACACAACAATGGGAATGTACAGTCATGAATCAGTTCATGACGGCGGTGCTTTAAAGGAAATGATTTGATCGACTCTTATGACATCTCTCCAAGAGCAGATCGAATCAGGTGAAGTTTTCTTTCGATGCGACGAAGGCTACAGTTTAAAGCAGAGGCAATCTCGGCGTTGGTCATACCGGCGAGGCGCATGGATGCGATGACTTGGCATTCTTCTTCTAACTTACCGGTGATCTCGTCCAGTATGTCTGAAACTTCGTGATCCATCTCTTTTAGGACAAACTGATCGAAAGATGCTTGTCGTTCAATTTCGAGATCCGTTGCCGTGACAACGCGACCTTCGCCTCGCTTTTTTGCATGTAGCTTTCGCCATTTGTCGGATAATTTCCTCTTCGCGATCGTAACAAGAATTCTCCATAGCTCTTCGTCACCAAGTGAGATCGTCCCTTCTTGCTTCTCAAGATATCGCCACAGACTGAGAAACGCGCTCTGCATGACGTCGCTCGCATTTGTGTGTACCTGCAGATTATTCGGCATACGTCTTTCTAGAAACCGACGCAAACGACCTTGAAAACGTTCCCAAACGAGCAAGAAGTCGGTATCGGTGAGGACCAAAGGTTCTTCGGCATTGTGGCCCGCCGGCTGGAAGTCACGCGTGGCTTCTGGTTCGTCGCTATGCATTGGCTGAGTTTGCGATTCAAAAATAATGCGGAATGTTTGGCGGGACTGAGCATCAACTTACCATTTTCAAAGTGACCAGGACAATTCTTGCACATCTCGTCTTGGCTTATGGACATTTTATGAAATGGAAAGTGGTGTCATGCCAATTGTTTGCATAACCAAATCTGAAACACCAATTGTGTGGGCGTCTTGGTTGTTCTTCATAGGTGTACTTGTTGGCTGTTCTTCTGCTCCTAACTCGGATGAGATATCCCGGTGCCTGGACGAGAACCCGCCCCACGCTCTGTTGGTTTCTGATCGTGAAGTTATCAACTTAGAGGCGTCACCAAAAGGAGAAGGAAAGTGGCACGTCACTTTCGACTGCCATGAAGACGCACTATCGCCCTGGGTGGTTCCAGCAAACATCGATTCGGATTGGCAAGCAATTGTTCAGCGGGTCGAAGTAGCCGATTCTCGAGTGATCAAGCTTAGGCAACCGGAACGTAAGAAACTCAGAACGGCCAAAGAACAACTTGGAGATCGTCGTCTTCCTAGGACCTTTGCCG includes:
- a CDS encoding sigma-70 family RNA polymerase sigma factor, which gives rise to MHSDEPEATRDFQPAGHNAEEPLVLTDTDFLLVWERFQGRLRRFLERRMPNNLQVHTNASDVMQSAFLSLWRYLEKQEGTISLGDEELWRILVTIAKRKLSDKWRKLHAKKRGEGRVVTATDLEIERQASFDQFVLKEMDHEVSDILDEITGKLEEECQVIASMRLAGMTNAEIASALNCSLRRIERKLHLIRSALGEMS